In Micromonospora sp. WMMD980, the following are encoded in one genomic region:
- a CDS encoding NAD(+)/NADH kinase has translation MAGYVFGLVLHPSRDVSEVVEMIASWAARHGKTLAVRAEDRHRVPASVEAVPADELAAHSDALISIGGDGTMLGALRLAVRDPKPVLGVHLGRVGFLVEVQPPDLPRALERLVSHDFTVESHACLACDVCGDDVVAFNDIALVRQPGAGFVTATLAVDGQRYGYYRCDALVVSTPTGSTAYSYAAGGPLISPATEALVVTPSAPMAGISRSVLLSPHESVHLELRPDSAPVAVEMDGLLIREAAVGGSVHVRYVRDAGQVVRLDPRRYQERNQLKLSLLDLPLLPDQLRELLPDGLREQLNRRELPPPR, from the coding sequence GTGGCGGGCTACGTGTTCGGGCTGGTGTTGCATCCGAGCCGGGACGTCTCCGAGGTGGTGGAGATGATCGCGAGCTGGGCCGCCCGGCACGGCAAGACCCTGGCCGTCCGCGCCGAGGACCGGCACCGGGTGCCGGCGTCGGTGGAGGCGGTGCCCGCCGACGAGTTGGCCGCCCACTCCGACGCGCTGATCAGCATCGGCGGGGACGGCACCATGCTCGGCGCGCTGCGGCTGGCCGTACGGGATCCGAAACCGGTGCTCGGGGTGCACCTGGGCCGGGTGGGCTTCCTGGTCGAGGTGCAGCCGCCGGACCTGCCGCGGGCGTTGGAGCGGCTGGTGTCGCACGACTTCACCGTCGAGTCGCACGCCTGCCTGGCGTGCGACGTGTGCGGCGACGACGTGGTGGCGTTCAACGACATCGCGCTCGTCCGCCAGCCGGGCGCCGGGTTCGTCACCGCCACCCTGGCGGTGGACGGCCAACGGTACGGCTACTACCGGTGCGACGCGCTGGTGGTGAGCACGCCGACCGGCTCGACCGCGTACAGCTACGCCGCCGGCGGCCCGCTGATCTCACCGGCGACGGAGGCGCTGGTGGTGACGCCGTCGGCCCCGATGGCCGGGATCTCCCGCTCGGTGCTGCTGTCCCCGCACGAGAGCGTGCACCTGGAGCTGCGTCCCGACTCGGCGCCGGTGGCGGTGGAGATGGACGGGCTGCTGATCCGCGAGGCGGCGGTCGGCGGCTCGGTGCACGTGCGCTACGTCCGCGACGCCGGTCAGGTGGTCCGCCTCGACCCGCGCCGCTATCAGGAACGCAACCAGCTCAAGCTGAGCCTGCTGGATCTGCCGCTGCTGCCCGACCAGCTCCGTGAGCTGCTGCCCGACGGGTTGCGGGAGCAGCTCAACCGCCGTGAGCTGCCCCCGCCCCGGTGA
- the pgm gene encoding phosphoglucomutase (alpha-D-glucose-1,6-bisphosphate-dependent) has protein sequence MAHPRAGQPAEPADLVDVPRLVTAYYAEHPDPSDPAQQVSFGTSGHRGSSLRNAFNSDHILAVTQALCDYRREQGLDGPLFLARDTHALSAPAEADALEVLAANGITVLRDSRDGYTPTPAASHAILTHNRGRTSGLADGIVITPSHNPPSDGGFKYNPTNGGPADTDVTKWIQDRANAILAAGLKEVKRIPYARARAADTTGEYDFLAHYVDDLPAVLDIDAIRNAGVRIGADPMGGASVAYWGEIAERHRLDLTVINPEVDPTWRFMTLDGDGKIRMDCSSPNAMASLIAARDRFQVSTGNDADADRHGIVTPDGGLMNPNHYLAVAIGHLFRTRDRWSPAAAVGKTLVSSSMIDRVAADLGRTLLEVPVGFKWFVPGLLDGSVGFGGEESAGASFLRRDGSTWTTDKDGILLCLLAAEIIATTGRTPSEHWAELAGKFGAPAYARIDAPAGRAEKAVLAKLSPEQVSATELAGEPITAVLTSAPGNGAAIGGLKVTTESGWFAARPSGTEDVYKIYAESFQGPEHLARIQDEAKSLVDGVLGT, from the coding sequence GTGGCCCACCCCCGTGCCGGGCAGCCCGCCGAGCCCGCCGACCTGGTCGACGTGCCCCGGCTGGTCACCGCCTACTACGCCGAGCACCCGGACCCGAGCGACCCGGCGCAGCAGGTCTCCTTCGGCACCTCCGGGCACCGCGGGTCGAGCCTGCGCAACGCCTTCAACTCCGACCACATCCTCGCGGTGACCCAGGCGCTCTGCGACTACCGGCGGGAGCAGGGCCTGGACGGGCCGCTGTTCCTGGCCCGGGACACCCACGCGCTCTCCGCGCCGGCCGAGGCGGACGCGCTGGAGGTGCTCGCCGCCAACGGGATCACCGTGCTGCGCGACAGCCGCGACGGCTACACCCCCACCCCGGCCGCGTCGCACGCCATCCTCACCCACAACCGGGGCCGCACCTCCGGGCTCGCCGACGGCATCGTGATCACCCCGTCGCACAACCCGCCGTCCGACGGGGGGTTCAAGTACAACCCCACCAACGGCGGCCCCGCCGACACCGACGTCACGAAGTGGATCCAGGACCGCGCGAACGCCATCCTCGCCGCCGGGCTCAAGGAGGTGAAGCGCATCCCGTACGCGCGGGCGCGCGCCGCGGACACCACCGGGGAGTACGACTTCCTCGCCCACTACGTCGACGACCTGCCCGCCGTGCTGGACATCGACGCGATCCGGAACGCCGGGGTGCGCATCGGCGCCGACCCGATGGGCGGGGCGAGCGTGGCCTACTGGGGGGAGATCGCCGAGCGGCACCGCCTCGACCTCACGGTGATCAACCCGGAGGTGGACCCGACCTGGCGGTTCATGACGCTCGACGGTGACGGCAAGATCCGGATGGACTGCTCCTCGCCGAACGCGATGGCCTCGTTGATCGCCGCCCGCGACAGGTTCCAGGTCTCCACCGGCAACGACGCCGACGCCGACCGGCACGGCATCGTCACGCCGGACGGCGGGCTGATGAACCCCAACCACTACCTGGCGGTGGCGATCGGCCACCTGTTCCGTACCCGGGACCGGTGGAGCCCGGCCGCGGCGGTGGGCAAGACGCTCGTCTCCTCCTCGATGATCGACCGCGTCGCGGCCGACCTGGGCCGGACGCTGCTGGAGGTGCCGGTCGGGTTCAAGTGGTTCGTGCCCGGCCTGCTCGACGGCTCGGTCGGCTTCGGCGGCGAGGAGAGCGCCGGCGCGTCCTTCCTGCGCCGCGACGGCAGCACCTGGACCACCGACAAGGACGGCATCCTGCTCTGCCTGCTCGCCGCCGAGATCATCGCCACCACCGGGCGCACGCCCAGCGAGCACTGGGCCGAGCTGGCCGGGAAGTTCGGCGCGCCGGCCTACGCGCGGATCGACGCGCCGGCCGGGCGGGCGGAGAAGGCGGTGCTGGCGAAGTTGTCGCCGGAGCAGGTGAGCGCGACCGAGCTGGCCGGCGAGCCGATCACCGCGGTGCTGACCAGCGCGCCGGGCAACGGCGCCGCGATCGGCGGGCTCAAGGTGACCACCGAGTCGGGCTGGTTCGCCGCCCGGCCGTCCGGCACCGAGGACGTCTACAAGATCTACGCCGAGTCGTTCCAGGGTCCGGAGCACCTGGCCCGGATCCAGGATGAGGCCAAGTCGCTCGTCGACGGCGTGCTCGGCACCTGA
- a CDS encoding glycosyltransferase family 4 protein produces MTSDRDLGCRTPYPGLSGQWVTRSRSNVFYLDRRSPAQWLRIWRYQRQAGPFDLLYVNSVWQPVFSLLPVMAAALRLVAVRRVLIAPRGEFSPGALGIRSRKKRMFLALWRRVLDRLDVVWHASNDREATQIQELVGATRIVVRENETLLPADPTPPVDHGADHLRLVFLSRITPMKNLDLVLRALRSVTGPLTLDIYGPIDDPPYWRECQRLCDDLAPGTRVRYRGVLRPGQVRETLARYDALVLPTRGENFGHVIAESLSASCAVICSADTPWTEVLTGGGGVVLPETSAAELIRVIGDMVAGGPAEWWNQRVRAGAAYRAWRAADDKPGVLDLVRAEAFVGSPGRATGRVYR; encoded by the coding sequence GTGACCAGTGACCGGGATCTCGGATGTCGCACGCCCTATCCCGGGCTGTCCGGCCAGTGGGTCACCCGGTCCCGGTCCAACGTCTTCTACCTCGACCGTCGGAGCCCGGCCCAATGGCTCCGAATCTGGCGGTATCAGCGGCAGGCGGGGCCGTTCGACCTGCTGTACGTCAACAGTGTCTGGCAGCCGGTCTTCTCCCTGCTCCCGGTGATGGCGGCCGCGCTGCGGCTGGTCGCGGTCCGGCGTGTCCTGATCGCCCCGCGCGGCGAATTCTCCCCGGGCGCGCTGGGCATCCGGTCGCGCAAGAAGCGCATGTTCCTCGCGCTGTGGCGTCGAGTGCTCGACCGGCTGGACGTCGTCTGGCATGCCTCGAACGACCGAGAGGCGACGCAGATCCAGGAACTTGTCGGGGCCACGCGGATCGTCGTACGGGAGAACGAGACGCTGCTCCCGGCGGATCCGACACCTCCGGTGGACCACGGCGCCGACCATCTCCGGCTCGTATTCCTCAGTCGGATCACGCCGATGAAGAACCTGGATCTGGTGCTGCGCGCGCTCCGGTCGGTGACCGGTCCGCTGACCCTCGACATCTACGGACCGATCGACGACCCCCCGTACTGGCGGGAGTGTCAACGGCTGTGTGACGACCTCGCCCCCGGCACGCGCGTCCGCTACCGCGGGGTGTTGCGTCCCGGTCAGGTGCGCGAGACCTTGGCGCGCTACGACGCCCTGGTCCTGCCGACCCGGGGCGAGAACTTCGGCCACGTCATCGCCGAAAGTCTCTCGGCCTCTTGTGCCGTGATCTGCTCCGCGGACACTCCGTGGACCGAGGTCCTGACCGGCGGGGGTGGTGTCGTTCTGCCCGAGACGTCGGCGGCGGAGCTGATCCGGGTGATCGGTGACATGGTCGCCGGGGGCCCGGCCGAATGGTGGAACCAGCGGGTGCGCGCCGGCGCGGCGTACCGGGCCTGGCGGGCCGCGGACGACAAGCCGGGAGTGCTGGACCTGGTGCGCGCGGAAGCGTTCGTCGGCTCGCCCGGTCGGGCGACCGGGCGTGTGTACCGATAG
- a CDS encoding alpha-1,4-glucan--maltose-1-phosphate maltosyltransferase, which yields MTGRFPIEDVSPVVACGRYPAKAVVGEVVPVSARAYREGHDALGCNVVWLGPDGAARPFTRMRPGEPGQDRWHATITPDAVGEWRFAVEAFQDPYLTWQNAVTKKLAAGQGPAELANDLAEGARVLTAALDLVPKADRDRVREAARALTDDAQSLPRRVSAALDLAPLLWAHPVRELVTTGDERTLWVDRPRALFSAWYEFFPRSEGAVAATADAPARSGTFVTALDRLPGVAAMGFDVLYLPPIHPIGRVNRKGRNNALTAGPDDVGSPWAIGADEGGHDAIHPDLGTPEDFRDFVAAAAEQGLEVAMDLALQCAPDHPWVTEHPEWFTTRADGSIAYAENPPKKYQDIYPLNFDNDPEGIRAEVLRVVLHWVGEGVKIFRVDNPHTKPFDFWHWLIAEVKSVDPDVLFLAEAFTRPAIMHGLGKIGFTQSYTYFTWRTTAAEMREYCEELVASADWMRPNFWPNTPDILHSSLQHGGPPMFKIRAVLAALLSPSWGMYAGFELFEHVARPGAEEYLDNEKYELRPRDWDAALARGRSLAPFVTTLNRVRNENPALHRLRNLRFHDIDNPALLCWSKHDVQTGNTVIVVCSFDSRAVQWGNTTLDMPALGFDWHERFTVRDELTDAEYDWGQRNAVRLDPYLQPAHVLTVRRPAPPAAPEPAHPATPDLTVEDVPADLSGGTAPTAPAEKDDARWTS from the coding sequence GTGACTGGACGGTTCCCGATCGAAGACGTCTCCCCCGTCGTCGCCTGCGGTCGCTACCCGGCCAAGGCGGTGGTCGGCGAGGTCGTGCCGGTGTCGGCCCGGGCCTACCGCGAGGGCCACGACGCGCTCGGCTGCAACGTGGTCTGGCTCGGCCCGGACGGCGCGGCCCGCCCGTTCACCCGGATGCGCCCCGGCGAGCCCGGCCAGGACCGCTGGCACGCCACCATCACCCCGGACGCGGTCGGCGAGTGGCGGTTCGCCGTCGAGGCGTTCCAGGACCCCTATCTCACCTGGCAGAACGCGGTGACCAAGAAGCTCGCCGCGGGCCAGGGCCCGGCCGAGCTGGCCAACGACCTGGCCGAGGGCGCGCGGGTGCTGACCGCCGCGCTCGACCTGGTGCCGAAGGCCGACCGCGATCGGGTACGCGAGGCCGCGCGAGCGCTGACCGACGACGCCCAGAGCCTGCCGCGTCGGGTCAGCGCGGCGCTCGACCTGGCCCCGCTGCTCTGGGCGCACCCGGTGCGCGAGCTGGTCACCACCGGCGACGAGCGCACGCTCTGGGTGGACCGGCCGCGCGCGCTCTTCTCCGCCTGGTACGAGTTCTTCCCCCGATCCGAGGGCGCGGTCGCGGCCACCGCCGACGCGCCGGCCCGCTCCGGCACGTTCGTCACCGCGCTCGACCGCCTCCCCGGCGTCGCCGCGATGGGCTTCGACGTGCTCTACCTGCCGCCGATCCACCCGATCGGCCGGGTCAACCGCAAGGGCCGCAACAACGCGCTCACCGCCGGGCCCGACGACGTCGGCTCGCCGTGGGCGATCGGCGCCGACGAGGGCGGCCACGACGCCATCCACCCCGACCTGGGTACGCCGGAGGACTTCCGCGACTTCGTCGCCGCCGCCGCCGAGCAGGGCCTGGAGGTGGCGATGGACCTGGCGTTGCAGTGCGCGCCGGACCACCCGTGGGTGACCGAGCACCCGGAGTGGTTCACCACCCGGGCCGACGGCAGCATCGCCTACGCGGAGAATCCCCCGAAGAAATATCAGGACATCTATCCGCTGAACTTCGACAACGATCCGGAGGGCATCCGCGCCGAGGTGCTGCGGGTGGTGCTGCACTGGGTCGGCGAGGGCGTGAAGATCTTCCGGGTCGACAACCCGCACACCAAGCCGTTCGACTTCTGGCACTGGCTGATCGCCGAGGTGAAGAGCGTCGATCCGGACGTGCTGTTCCTCGCCGAGGCGTTCACCCGCCCGGCGATCATGCACGGGCTCGGCAAGATCGGCTTCACCCAGTCGTACACCTATTTCACCTGGCGCACGACGGCCGCCGAGATGCGGGAGTACTGCGAGGAGCTGGTCGCCTCCGCCGACTGGATGCGGCCGAACTTCTGGCCCAACACGCCCGACATCCTGCACTCGTCGTTGCAGCACGGCGGGCCGCCGATGTTCAAGATCCGGGCGGTGCTGGCGGCGCTGCTCTCCCCCTCCTGGGGCATGTACGCGGGCTTCGAGCTGTTCGAGCACGTCGCCCGTCCCGGCGCGGAGGAATACCTGGACAACGAGAAGTACGAGCTGCGCCCCCGCGACTGGGACGCCGCGCTGGCGCGCGGGCGGTCGCTGGCGCCGTTCGTCACCACTCTCAACCGGGTCCGCAACGAGAACCCGGCCCTGCACCGGCTGCGCAACCTGCGTTTCCACGACATCGACAACCCGGCGCTGCTGTGCTGGTCGAAGCACGACGTCCAGACCGGCAACACGGTGATCGTGGTCTGCTCGTTCGACTCCCGCGCCGTGCAGTGGGGCAACACCACCCTGGACATGCCGGCGCTCGGCTTCGACTGGCACGAGCGGTTCACCGTGCGCGACGAGCTGACCGACGCGGAGTACGACTGGGGGCAGCGCAACGCGGTGCGCCTCGACCCGTACCTGCAACCGGCGCACGTGCTCACCGTGCGCCGCCCGGCGCCGCCGGCCGCACCCGAGCCGGCGCACCCGGCCACGCCCGACCTGACCGTGGAAGACGTGCCCGCCGACCTCTCCGGCGGCACCGCACCCACCGCACCGGCCGAGAAGGACGACGCACGATGGACCAGCTGA
- a CDS encoding class I SAM-dependent methyltransferase, with protein sequence MPDAIFAHPRLAAVYDAFDGDRDDLAAYLAVADELGARTVLDVGCGAGSLAVLLARHGRTVVGVDPAEASLDVARAKDHAGQVRWLHGDATTLPALDADLATMTGNVAQVFLTDADWTRMLRGVHAALRPGGHLVFETRRPERRAWEEWAAETGPETRDVPGVGRVERRSQVTVIDLPLVSVRLTYRFLADGAMLSSDSTLRFRDRDEIESSLVASGYRVRDVRQAPDRPGREFVFVAQRAG encoded by the coding sequence ATGCCTGACGCGATCTTCGCCCATCCGCGCCTCGCCGCCGTCTACGACGCGTTCGACGGCGACCGGGACGACCTCGCCGCCTACCTGGCGGTCGCGGACGAGCTGGGCGCGCGCACGGTGCTCGACGTCGGCTGCGGGGCCGGGTCGCTGGCGGTCCTGCTCGCCCGGCACGGCCGCACGGTCGTCGGCGTCGACCCGGCCGAGGCGTCCCTCGACGTCGCACGGGCCAAGGACCACGCCGGCCAGGTCCGCTGGCTTCACGGCGACGCCACGACGCTGCCGGCGCTCGACGCCGACCTGGCCACCATGACCGGGAACGTGGCGCAGGTCTTCCTGACCGACGCCGACTGGACGCGGATGCTCCGGGGCGTCCACGCCGCGCTCCGCCCGGGCGGGCACCTCGTCTTCGAGACCCGGCGACCCGAACGTCGCGCCTGGGAGGAGTGGGCGGCCGAGACCGGCCCGGAGACCCGGGACGTGCCCGGCGTCGGTCGGGTGGAACGGCGTTCCCAGGTTACCGTCATCGACCTGCCACTCGTTTCCGTCCGCCTCACGTACCGGTTCCTCGCCGACGGCGCGATGCTCAGCTCGGACTCGACGCTGCGGTTCCGCGACCGCGACGAGATCGAGTCGAGCCTCGTCGCCTCCGGCTACCGGGTGCGCGACGTGCGCCAGGCACCCGACCGCCCCGGGCGGGAGTTCGTGTTCGTCGCGCAGCGGGCGGGCTAG
- the glgC gene encoding glucose-1-phosphate adenylyltransferase — protein MAAKVLAIVLAGGEGKRLMPLTTDRAKPAVPFGGMYRMVDFVLSNLANAGFLKIVVLTQYKSHSLDRHITKTWRMSTLLGNYVTPVPAQQRRGPWWFAGSADAIYQSFNLINDEQPDHVIVFGADHIYRMDPRQMVEDHIASGAGVTVAGIRQPLSMADQFGVIEVGEDGKRIRAFREKPTDAVGLSDSPGEIYASMGNYVFSTRALCEAVERDAEDKTSKHDMGGSIIPMLVERGEANVYDFKDNDVPGSTDRDRGYWRDVGTLDSFYDAHMDLINVHPVFNLYNFDWPIYTEQPPYPPAKFVHQWGERVGRAVGSMVSPGAVISGSLVENSVVSPKVKVHSWAHVDGAVLMEGVEIGRHAVVRRAILDKNVYVPEGAEIGVDLEKDRQRYTVSDNGIVVIGKGQRVEP, from the coding sequence ATGGCTGCCAAGGTGCTCGCGATCGTCCTGGCCGGCGGGGAGGGCAAGCGCCTCATGCCCCTGACCACCGACCGGGCGAAGCCGGCCGTCCCCTTCGGCGGGATGTACCGCATGGTCGACTTCGTCCTCTCCAACCTGGCGAACGCCGGCTTTCTCAAGATCGTCGTGCTGACCCAGTACAAGTCCCACTCGCTGGACCGTCACATCACCAAGACCTGGCGGATGTCGACGCTGCTCGGCAACTACGTCACGCCGGTGCCGGCGCAGCAGCGCCGCGGCCCGTGGTGGTTCGCCGGCTCGGCCGACGCGATCTACCAGAGCTTCAACCTGATCAACGACGAGCAGCCGGACCACGTCATCGTGTTCGGCGCCGACCACATCTACCGGATGGACCCCCGGCAGATGGTGGAGGACCACATCGCCTCCGGCGCCGGGGTGACCGTGGCCGGCATCCGCCAGCCGCTGTCGATGGCCGACCAGTTCGGCGTGATCGAGGTCGGCGAGGACGGCAAGCGGATCCGGGCGTTCCGGGAGAAGCCCACCGACGCGGTGGGCCTGTCCGACTCGCCCGGTGAGATCTACGCCTCGATGGGCAACTACGTGTTCAGCACCCGGGCGCTCTGCGAGGCGGTCGAGCGTGACGCGGAGGACAAGACCAGCAAGCACGACATGGGCGGCAGCATCATCCCGATGCTGGTCGAGCGCGGCGAGGCGAACGTCTACGACTTCAAGGACAACGACGTGCCGGGCAGCACCGACCGCGACCGCGGCTACTGGCGCGACGTGGGGACGCTTGACTCGTTCTACGACGCGCACATGGATCTGATCAACGTGCACCCGGTGTTCAACCTCTACAACTTCGACTGGCCGATCTACACGGAACAGCCGCCGTACCCGCCGGCCAAGTTCGTCCACCAGTGGGGCGAGCGGGTGGGGCGGGCGGTCGGCTCGATGGTCTCGCCCGGGGCGGTGATCTCCGGCTCGCTGGTGGAGAACTCGGTCGTCTCGCCAAAGGTCAAGGTGCACTCCTGGGCGCACGTCGACGGCGCGGTGCTGATGGAGGGTGTCGAGATCGGCCGGCACGCGGTCGTCCGGCGGGCGATCCTGGACAAGAACGTCTACGTCCCGGAGGGCGCCGAGATCGGCGTCGACCTGGAGAAGGACCGCCAGCGCTACACCGTCTCCGACAACGGCATCGTCGTCATCGGCAAGGGTCAGCGCGTCGAGCCCTGA
- the glgA gene encoding glycogen synthase — MAPLRVDLLTREYPPEVYGGAGVHVEYLARELRRLAEVRVHCFGAPRDEPGVTAYPEPAGLAGTNAALRVMGVDLEMAAGTAGTDVVHSHTWYANLAGHTAKLLHGVPHVVSAHSLEPLRPWKAEQLGGGYALSSWCERTAFEAADAIIAVSAGMRRDVLTAYPQVNPDRVRVVYNGIDTAQYAPDPGTDVLDRLGIDPARPSVVYVGRITRQKGLPYLLRAARELPADTQLVLLAGAPDTPEIGAEVEELAAELRATRSGVVWVAAMLPKHEVIQVLTHATIFVCPSVYEPMGIVNLEAMACETAVVATATGGIPEVVADGETGLLVPIEQAGDGSGTPLDPERFVADLAARMNELLADPARIAAFGAAGRRRAVEHFSWSAIADQTLAVYESVKGGAPA, encoded by the coding sequence ATGGCACCGTTGCGCGTCGACCTGCTCACCCGTGAATACCCGCCGGAGGTCTACGGCGGCGCCGGGGTGCACGTGGAATACCTGGCCCGTGAGCTGCGCCGGCTCGCCGAGGTGCGGGTGCACTGCTTCGGCGCGCCGCGCGACGAGCCGGGCGTCACCGCGTACCCCGAACCGGCCGGGCTGGCCGGCACGAACGCCGCGCTGCGGGTGATGGGCGTCGACCTGGAGATGGCCGCCGGCACCGCCGGCACCGACGTGGTGCACAGCCACACCTGGTACGCGAACCTGGCCGGGCACACCGCGAAGCTGCTGCACGGGGTGCCGCACGTGGTGAGCGCGCACAGCCTGGAGCCGCTGCGCCCGTGGAAGGCCGAGCAGCTCGGCGGCGGCTACGCGCTCTCGTCCTGGTGCGAACGCACCGCGTTCGAGGCCGCCGACGCGATCATCGCGGTGAGCGCGGGCATGCGCCGCGACGTGCTCACCGCCTACCCGCAGGTGAACCCGGACCGGGTCCGGGTGGTCTACAACGGCATCGACACCGCGCAGTACGCCCCGGACCCGGGCACCGACGTGCTCGACCGGCTCGGCATCGACCCGGCCCGGCCCAGCGTGGTCTACGTCGGGCGGATCACCCGGCAGAAGGGCCTGCCCTACCTGCTGCGGGCGGCCCGCGAGCTGCCCGCCGACACCCAGCTCGTGCTGCTGGCCGGCGCGCCGGACACGCCGGAGATCGGCGCGGAGGTGGAGGAGCTGGCCGCCGAGCTGCGGGCGACGCGCTCGGGCGTGGTCTGGGTGGCGGCGATGCTGCCCAAGCACGAGGTGATCCAGGTGCTCACCCACGCCACGATCTTCGTCTGCCCCTCCGTCTACGAGCCGATGGGCATCGTCAACCTGGAGGCGATGGCCTGCGAGACCGCCGTGGTGGCCACCGCCACCGGCGGCATCCCCGAGGTGGTCGCGGACGGCGAGACCGGGCTGCTGGTGCCGATCGAGCAGGCCGGCGACGGCTCCGGCACGCCGCTGGACCCGGAGCGGTTCGTGGCCGACCTGGCCGCCCGGATGAACGAGCTGTTGGCCGACCCGGCGCGGATCGCCGCGTTCGGCGCTGCCGGCCGCCGCCGCGCGGTGGAGCACTTCTCGTGGTCGGCCATCGCCGACCAGACGCTCGCCGTCTACGAGTCGGTGAAAGGAGGGGCCCCCGCTTAA